A genomic window from Triticum urartu cultivar G1812 chromosome 7, Tu2.1, whole genome shotgun sequence includes:
- the LOC125523788 gene encoding disease resistance protein RGA5-like isoform X3: MDLTEKDKEEPTRQLLDPIRITGKKDDDRILEEDYNSFLLDDPTTATVSDPVIESSAKNEVEQSGAQLPVLEDISRLFDGSVSSSLGAMRPLVEKLGILLAPAQEHYKRLPKRIKEGVHLLKDDVEVISSYLDELSELEDPPPVAICWMNEARDLSYDMVDYIDSLLFVPPDRFIKKRLKWYKQIAFIAQVSEHGTKTSKIIHVNVPRLPSKPKIAETISEFRIYVQEAFERHDRYKLQCCSTLRRRRFLSAGSMLPMPYDEVAQIVIDGRMNEFICSLAANDTAGQQQLKVVSVLGSGCLGKTTLANVLYERIEMQFECRAFIRVSRKSDMKRLFSDLFSQLHKKQPLPASCNELGISDNTSKHLQHKRYLIVIDDLWDASVWDIIKYAFPNGNCGSRIIITTQIEDVALTCCCDHTEHVFEMKPLDDAHSRMLFFNRLFGSENDCPAEFKQVSNEIIDICGGLPLATMNIASHLANQQTAVSLDLLTYIRDSLRSHLWSSSTSERTRQVLTLSYNNLPHYLKTCLLYLHMYPEGSIIWKDDLSMQWVAEASIVTQKGKGQYQDRLKKAAGICFDELIDRRFIQPSYINYNNEVLSCTVHDVVRELIAHKSAEENFIVVVDYNRKNIALSHKVRRLSLIFGDAKYAKTPENITKSQVRSLRFFGLFDCMPCIRDFKVLRVLNLQLSGHCGLHDPIDLTGISELFQLRYLKIASDVCIKLPNHIRGLQCLETLDVMDATRVTAIPWDIIHLPHLFHLALPVDTNLLGTMTDSVVSLWSLCKLNYLQDLYLTISSTPCSGHPEKNMESLGSLLEGHGSLKNIVVSHGPSVKDIVVPGASKVIISWDDLEPPPLLQRFECSPHSCVIFSQIPKWLKELGNLCILKMAVMELQMSSVDILRGLPALIDLSLYVQWAPGERIIFDKAAGFSVLKYFKLRCTSGIPWLKFEADAMPNLWKLTLGFNAIPRMDQHQLIRIEHMPDLKEISVKFGGAAAHIEYAVRSVVSNHPRNPTINMQLVNSSSYGDESTEQSLPINWAPESCAADAVADVEPLRRLSDNLATAFHSPDDFAFLADMCIAMPGAPDLHVHRYMLSVRSPFLHAFFARRASVEGNRLELWELLGEKVEVGYEALQLVLEYLYSARFHVLPRPACVCVDMDGCAHVSCHPVISFMVQVLFVTFTFQITELTNYFQRHLLDVLDDVEVDNLPLILSVANLCNKSCMKLLDRCLEMVVRSNLEMITLEKALPPDVMKQITDARLSLGLVSPEDKGFPYKHARRILRALDSSDVELVRMLLKEGQTNLDDAFALHYAVEHCNSKITTELLDIAHANVNHRNPRGYTVLHIAARRRDPKILVSLLTKGARPSDLTFDGRKAIQIAKRLTKHRDYFGITEEGKPSPKDRLCIEVLEQAERWDPQVGEASVSLARVGDCEPGKLLYLENRVGLARIHFPVEARVAMDIAQLDGTSEFILGSSADPPPEIQQATVDLNETSLIMNDEHLARMRALSKTVELVRRFFPRCSNVLDKIMDDESKLASLGKEASMEKRRFHDVHDSLQKAFSEDKESSCLTSL; the protein is encoded by the exons ATGGACCTCACGGAGAAGGATAAGGAGGAGCCGACGAGGCAATTGCTGGATCCAATCAGGATTACGGGGAAGAAGGATGATGACAGGATTCTTGAGGAGGATTACAACAGTTTCTTGCTCGACGATCCAACCACAGCCACAG TTTCTGATCCTGTTATTGAATCAAGTGCCAAAAATGAAGTCGAGCAATCTGGTGCTCAACTGCCAGTCCTTGAGGATATCTCGAGGCTGTTTG ATGGTTCGGTGAGTTCTTCATTGGGCGCCATGAGACCCCTTGTTGAGAAGCTTGGCATACTGCTAGCTCCTGCTCAGGAACACTACAAGAGGTTGCCCAAGAGGATCAAGGAGGGGGTGCACCTTCTCAAGGATGATGTTGAGGTGATAAGCTCCTACCTTGATGAACTGTCAGAGTTGGAGGACCCTCCCCCGGTGGCCATATGCTGGATGAATGAGGCACGCGATTTGTCTTACGATATGGTAGATTACATTGACAGCTTATTATTTGTGCCGCCTGACCGTTTCATCAAAAAGAGGCTTAAGTGGTACAAACAAATTGCATTCATAGCGCAGGTGTCAGAACATGGTACCAAGACCAGTAAAATCATTCATGTTAATGTCCCTCGTCTTCCCAGTAAGCCCAAGATTGCAGAAACAATATCGGAATTCAGGATCTATGTCCAGGAGGCTTTTGAACGGCACGACAGGTATAAGCTCCAGTGTTGCAGCACCTTGAGGAGGCGTAGATTCTTGTCCGCTGGCAGTATGCTTCCAATGCCCTATGATGAAGTTGCACAAATTGTAATCGATGGGCGTATGAATGAGTTTATCTGCTCACTGGCCGCTAATGATACGGCAGGTCAGCAGCAGCTCAAGGTGGTATCTGTTCTTGGATCTGGGTGTCTTGGTAAAACTACACTTGCCAATGTGTTGTATGAAAGAATTGAGATGCAATTCGAATGCAGAGCTTTCATCCGAGTGTCCAGAAAGTCTGATATGAAGAGACTTTTCAGTGACTTGTTCTCGCAACTCCACAAGAAGCAGCCACTACCTGCCAGCTGTAATGAGCTTGGCATCAGCGACAATACCAGCAAACATCTGCAACATAAAAG GTATCTAATTGTTATTGATGATTTGTGGGATGCATCAGTGTGGGATATTATTAAATATGCTTTTCCAAATGGAAACTGTGGCAGCAGAATAATAATAACTACACAGATTGAAGATGTTGCATTAACATGTTGCTGTGATCATACAGAGCATGTTTTCGAGATGAAACCTCTCGATGATGCTCACTCAAGAATGCTATTCTTTAACAGGCTTTTTGGTTCGGAAAATGACTGTCCAGCAGAATTCAAACAAGTTTCAAACGAAATTATTGATATATGTGGTGGTTTGCCACTAGCGACAATGAACATAGCTAGTCATTTGGCGAACCAGCAAACAGCAGTTTCACTGGATTTGCTTACATACATACGTGATTCGTTGAGATCCCATTTGTGGTCAAGTTCTACTTCAGAAAGAACGAGACAAGTACTGACACTCAGCTACAATAATCTCCCTCATTATCTGAAGACATGTTTGTTGTATCTTCACATGTATCCAGAGGGCTCCATAATCTGGAAGGATGATCTTTCGATGCAATGGGTAGCTGAAGCCTCCATCGTTACACAAAAAGGGAAAGGGCAATATCAAGACCGGTTGAAGAAAGCTGCAGGAATCTGTTTTGATGAACTTATTGATAGAAGATTCATCCAACCTTCATATATCAACTACAACAATGAGGTATTGTCCTGTACGGTCCATGATGTAGTACGTGAACTTATTGCACACAAGTCTGCAGAAGAGAATTTCATTGTGGTAGTAGACTACAATCGAAAGAATATAGCACTTTCCCATAAGGTTCGCCGACTATCTCTCATCTTTGGTGATGCAAAATATGCCAAGACACCAGAAAACATCACAAAGTCACAGGTTCGATCACTCAGATTTTTTGGATTATTCGACTGTATGCCTTGTATTAGAGATTTCAAGGTTCTTCGTGTCCTAAATCTTCAACTATCTGGTCATTGTGGCCTCCATGACCCCATAGACCTCACTGGGATTTCAGAGCTGTTTCAGCTAAGATATTTGAAGATTGCAAGTGATGTTTGCATAAAACTACCAAACCATATACGAGGGCTGCAATGTTTGGAAACGCTGGATGTTATGGATGCAACAAGAGTCACTGCTATTCCATGGGATATTATACATCTCCCACACTTGTTCCACCTGGCTCTTCCGGTTGACACAAATCTGCTAGGCACCATGACTGATTCCGTCGTCAGTCTGTGGAGCCTTTGCAAGCTGAACTACCTGCAAGATCTTTATCTTACCATTTCTTCTACACCTTGTTCTGGCCATCCGGAGAAAAACATGGAATCTCTAGGCTCTTTACTAGAAGGACATGGCAGCCTGAAAAATATAGTCGTGTCTCATGGCCCATCGGTTAAAGATATTGTGGTTCCCGGTGCCTCAAAAGTAATCATTTCCTGGGATGACTTGGagcctccccctcttctccaGAGATTTGAATGCTCGCCACACAGCTGCGTCATATTTTCCCAAATTCCTAAATGGCTTAAAGAACTTGGTAACCTGTGCATTCTGAAGATGGCAGTAATGGAACTGCAGATGAGTTCTGTTGATATTCTCAGAGGATTGCCTGCCCTCATTGATCTGTCGCTGTATGTGCAGTGGGCACCAGGTGAAAGGATCATCTTTGACAAGGCGGCCGGGTTCTCAGTTCTCAAGTACTTCAAATTGAGGTGCACAAGTGGTATCCCGTGGCTAAAATTTGAGGCGGATGCAATGCCTAATCTCTGGAAGCTCACGCTAGGTTTCAATGCCATTCCCCGAATGGACCAACATCAACTAATCCGCATCGAGCATATGCCAGACCTTAAAGAGATCTCCGTAAAATTTGGGGGTGCAGCTGCTCATATAGAGTATGCCGTGAGGTCTGTCGTTAGTAATCATCCAAGAAATCCTACAATCAACATGCAATTGGTGAATTCTAGTTCCTATGGTGATGAAAGCACAGAACAGAGCCTTCCAATAAACTGGGCTCCCGAGTCATGTGCGGCCGATGCGGTTGCTGATGTGGAGCCACTCCGTCGCCTCTCTGACAACCTCGCCACAGCCTTCCACTCACCGGATGACTTCGCCTTCCTTGCCGATATGTGCATTGCCATGCCCGGCGCGCCCGACCTGCACGTGCACCGCTACATGCTCTCTGTGCGGAGTCCCTTCCTCCACGCATTCTTCGCACGCCGTGCCTCTGTGGAGGGCAACAGGTTGGAACTCTGGGAACTTCTGGGCGAGAAGGTGGAGGTCGGGTATGAGGCACTGCAGCTAGTGCTCGAGTACCTGTACAGCGCCCGCTTCCATGTCCTTCCCAGGCCGGCATGTGTCTGCGTCGACATGGATGGTTGCGCGCACGTCAGCTGCCACCCCGTCATCTCCTTCATGGTGCAGGTCCTCTTTGTTACATTCACCTTCCAGATCACCGAGCTCACCAACTACTTCCAG CGGCATCTCCTTGATGTCCTTGATGATGTTGAAGTGGATAACCTTCCATTGATATTATCTGTTGCAAACTTGTGCAATAAATCTTGCATGAAACTGCTCGATAGATGCCTTGAGATGGTAGTCCGGTCAAATCTTGAGATGATTACTCTTGAGAAAGCATTGCCTCCAGATGTTATGAAGCAAATTACTGATGCACGGCTAAGTCTTGGGTTAGTTTCACCTGAAGACAAGGGATTTCCTTACAAACATGCAAGAAGGATACTCAGAGCTCTTGACTCTAGTGATGTGGAGCTGGTGAGGATGCTGCTCAAGGAAGGGCAGACTAACCTTGATGATGCATTTGCATTGCACTATGCTGTAGAACATTGTAACTCAAAGATCACAACTGAACTTCTGGACATTGCACATGCAAATGTCAATCACAGAAATCCAAGAGGTTATACTGTTCTTCACATTGCTGCCAGGCGAAGAGATCCTAAAATTCTTGTCTCTCTTTTAACCAAAGGTGCTCGGCCTTCTGATCTTACATTTGATGGAAGAAAAGCAATTCAAATAGCAAAGAGACTCACAAAACATAGGGATTACTTTGGGATTACTGAAGAAGGAAAACCGTCTCCTAAAGATAGGTTATGCATTGAGGTACTGGAGCAAGCTGAAAGATGGGATCCACAAGTTGGAGAAGCATCGGTTTCTCTTGCAAGGGTTGGTGACTGTGAACCTGGAAAGTTGTTGTACCTTGAAAACCGAG TTGGTTTGGCAAGGATACATTTTCCAGTCGAGGCAAGAGTAGCAATGGACATTGCTCAACTGGATGGTACTTCGGAATTTATCCTTGGTTCTAGTGCAGATCCACCTCCAGAGATACAACAGGCAACTGTTGATCTAAATGAAACTTCTTTGATAATGAATGACGAACACTTGGCTCGGATGAGGGCCCTCTCCAAAACAG TTGAACTTGTTAGGCGCTTCTTTCCGCGTTGTTCGAATGTGCTGGACAAGATCATGGATGATGAATCTAAGCTGGCTTCTCTCGGAAAAGAAGCATCCATGGAGAAGAGGAGGTTCCATGACGTGCATGACTCGCTTCAGAAGGCATTCAGCGAGGACAAGGAGTCGTCTTGTTTGACAAGTTTATAG
- the LOC125523788 gene encoding disease resistance protein RGA5-like isoform X4 — translation MDLTEKDKEEPSRKRRETRKVLDPVRIAGKKRRNNDDRILEEDYKNVLIDNPTTATVSDPVIESSAKNEVEQSGAQLPVLEDISRLFDGSVSSSLGAMRPLVEKLGILLAPAQEHYKRLPKRIKEGVHLLKDDVEVISSYLDELSELEDPPPVAICWMNEARDLSYDMVSEHGTKTSKIIHVNVPRLPSKPKIAETISEFRIYVQEAFERHDRYKLQCCSTLRRRRFLSAGSMLPMPYDEVAQIVIDGRMNEFICSLAANDTAGQQQLKVVSVLGSGCLGKTTLANVLYERIEMQFECRAFIRVSRKSDMKRLFSDLFSQLHKKQPLPASCNELGISDNTSKHLQHKRYLIVIDDLWDASVWDIIKYAFPNGNCGSRIIITTQIEDVALTCCCDHTEHVFEMKPLDDAHSRMLFFNRLFGSENDCPAEFKQVSNEIIDICGGLPLATMNIASHLANQQTAVSLDLLTYIRDSLRSHLWSSSTSERTRQVLTLSYNNLPHYLKTCLLYLHMYPEGSIIWKDDLSMQWVAEASIVTQKGKGQYQDRLKKAAGICFDELIDRRFIQPSYINYNNEVLSCTVHDVVRELIAHKSAEENFIVVVDYNRKNIALSHKVRRLSLIFGDAKYAKTPENITKSQVRSLRFFGLFDCMPCIRDFKVLRVLNLQLSGHCGLHDPIDLTGISELFQLRYLKIASDVCIKLPNHIRGLQCLETLDVMDATRVTAIPWDIIHLPHLFHLALPVDTNLLGTMTDSVVSLWSLCKLNYLQDLYLTISSTPCSGHPEKNMESLGSLLEGHGSLKNIVVSHGPSVKDIVVPGASKVIISWDDLEPPPLLQRFECSPHSCVIFSQIPKWLKELGNLCILKMAVMELQMSSVDILRGLPALIDLSLYVQWAPGERIIFDKAAGFSVLKYFKLRCTSGIPWLKFEADAMPNLWKLTLGFNAIPRMDQHQLIRIEHMPDLKEISVKFGGAAAHIEYAVRSVVSNHPRNPTINMQLVNSSSYGDESTEQSLPINWAPESCAADAVADVEPLRRLSDNLATAFHSPDDFAFLADMCIAMPGAPDLHVHRYMLSVRSPFLHAFFARRASVEGNRLELWELLGEKVEVGYEALQLVLEYLYSARFHVLPRPACVCVDMDGCAHVSCHPVISFMVQVLFVTFTFQITELTNYFQRHLLDVLDDVEVDNLPLILSVANLCNKSCMKLLDRCLEMVVRSNLEMITLEKALPPDVMKQITDARLSLGLVSPEDKGFPYKHARRILRALDSSDVELVRMLLKEGQTNLDDAFALHYAVEHCNSKITTELLDIAHANVNHRNPRGYTVLHIAARRRDPKILVSLLTKGARPSDLTFDGRKAIQIAKRLTKHRDYFGITEEGKPSPKDRLCIEVLEQAERWDPQVGEASVSLARVGDCEPGKLLYLENRVGLARIHFPVEARVAMDIAQLDGTSEFILGSSADPPPEIQQATVDLNETSLIMNDEHLARMRALSKTVELVRRFFPRCSNVLDKIMDDESKLASLGKEASMEKRRFHDVHDSLQKAFSEDKESSCLTSL, via the exons ATGGACCTCACGGAGAAGGATAAGGAGGAGCCGTCGAGGAAAAGGAGGGAGACAAGGAAGGTGCTGGATCCTGTCAGGATTGcggggaagaagaggaggaacAATGATGACAGGATTCTTGAGGAGGATTACAAGAATGTCTTAATCGACAATCCAACCACAGCCACAG TTTCTGATCCTGTTATTGAATCAAGTGCCAAAAATGAAGTCGAGCAATCTGGTGCTCAACTGCCAGTCCTTGAGGATATCTCGAGGCTGTTTG ATGGTTCGGTGAGTTCTTCATTGGGCGCCATGAGACCCCTTGTTGAGAAGCTTGGCATACTGCTAGCTCCTGCTCAGGAACACTACAAGAGGTTGCCCAAGAGGATCAAGGAGGGGGTGCACCTTCTCAAGGATGATGTTGAGGTGATAAGCTCCTACCTTGATGAACTGTCAGAGTTGGAGGACCCTCCCCCGGTGGCCATATGCTGGATGAATGAGGCACGCGATTTGTCTTACGATATG GTGTCAGAACATGGTACCAAGACCAGTAAAATCATTCATGTTAATGTCCCTCGTCTTCCCAGTAAGCCCAAGATTGCAGAAACAATATCGGAATTCAGGATCTATGTCCAGGAGGCTTTTGAACGGCACGACAGGTATAAGCTCCAGTGTTGCAGCACCTTGAGGAGGCGTAGATTCTTGTCCGCTGGCAGTATGCTTCCAATGCCCTATGATGAAGTTGCACAAATTGTAATCGATGGGCGTATGAATGAGTTTATCTGCTCACTGGCCGCTAATGATACGGCAGGTCAGCAGCAGCTCAAGGTGGTATCTGTTCTTGGATCTGGGTGTCTTGGTAAAACTACACTTGCCAATGTGTTGTATGAAAGAATTGAGATGCAATTCGAATGCAGAGCTTTCATCCGAGTGTCCAGAAAGTCTGATATGAAGAGACTTTTCAGTGACTTGTTCTCGCAACTCCACAAGAAGCAGCCACTACCTGCCAGCTGTAATGAGCTTGGCATCAGCGACAATACCAGCAAACATCTGCAACATAAAAG GTATCTAATTGTTATTGATGATTTGTGGGATGCATCAGTGTGGGATATTATTAAATATGCTTTTCCAAATGGAAACTGTGGCAGCAGAATAATAATAACTACACAGATTGAAGATGTTGCATTAACATGTTGCTGTGATCATACAGAGCATGTTTTCGAGATGAAACCTCTCGATGATGCTCACTCAAGAATGCTATTCTTTAACAGGCTTTTTGGTTCGGAAAATGACTGTCCAGCAGAATTCAAACAAGTTTCAAACGAAATTATTGATATATGTGGTGGTTTGCCACTAGCGACAATGAACATAGCTAGTCATTTGGCGAACCAGCAAACAGCAGTTTCACTGGATTTGCTTACATACATACGTGATTCGTTGAGATCCCATTTGTGGTCAAGTTCTACTTCAGAAAGAACGAGACAAGTACTGACACTCAGCTACAATAATCTCCCTCATTATCTGAAGACATGTTTGTTGTATCTTCACATGTATCCAGAGGGCTCCATAATCTGGAAGGATGATCTTTCGATGCAATGGGTAGCTGAAGCCTCCATCGTTACACAAAAAGGGAAAGGGCAATATCAAGACCGGTTGAAGAAAGCTGCAGGAATCTGTTTTGATGAACTTATTGATAGAAGATTCATCCAACCTTCATATATCAACTACAACAATGAGGTATTGTCCTGTACGGTCCATGATGTAGTACGTGAACTTATTGCACACAAGTCTGCAGAAGAGAATTTCATTGTGGTAGTAGACTACAATCGAAAGAATATAGCACTTTCCCATAAGGTTCGCCGACTATCTCTCATCTTTGGTGATGCAAAATATGCCAAGACACCAGAAAACATCACAAAGTCACAGGTTCGATCACTCAGATTTTTTGGATTATTCGACTGTATGCCTTGTATTAGAGATTTCAAGGTTCTTCGTGTCCTAAATCTTCAACTATCTGGTCATTGTGGCCTCCATGACCCCATAGACCTCACTGGGATTTCAGAGCTGTTTCAGCTAAGATATTTGAAGATTGCAAGTGATGTTTGCATAAAACTACCAAACCATATACGAGGGCTGCAATGTTTGGAAACGCTGGATGTTATGGATGCAACAAGAGTCACTGCTATTCCATGGGATATTATACATCTCCCACACTTGTTCCACCTGGCTCTTCCGGTTGACACAAATCTGCTAGGCACCATGACTGATTCCGTCGTCAGTCTGTGGAGCCTTTGCAAGCTGAACTACCTGCAAGATCTTTATCTTACCATTTCTTCTACACCTTGTTCTGGCCATCCGGAGAAAAACATGGAATCTCTAGGCTCTTTACTAGAAGGACATGGCAGCCTGAAAAATATAGTCGTGTCTCATGGCCCATCGGTTAAAGATATTGTGGTTCCCGGTGCCTCAAAAGTAATCATTTCCTGGGATGACTTGGagcctccccctcttctccaGAGATTTGAATGCTCGCCACACAGCTGCGTCATATTTTCCCAAATTCCTAAATGGCTTAAAGAACTTGGTAACCTGTGCATTCTGAAGATGGCAGTAATGGAACTGCAGATGAGTTCTGTTGATATTCTCAGAGGATTGCCTGCCCTCATTGATCTGTCGCTGTATGTGCAGTGGGCACCAGGTGAAAGGATCATCTTTGACAAGGCGGCCGGGTTCTCAGTTCTCAAGTACTTCAAATTGAGGTGCACAAGTGGTATCCCGTGGCTAAAATTTGAGGCGGATGCAATGCCTAATCTCTGGAAGCTCACGCTAGGTTTCAATGCCATTCCCCGAATGGACCAACATCAACTAATCCGCATCGAGCATATGCCAGACCTTAAAGAGATCTCCGTAAAATTTGGGGGTGCAGCTGCTCATATAGAGTATGCCGTGAGGTCTGTCGTTAGTAATCATCCAAGAAATCCTACAATCAACATGCAATTGGTGAATTCTAGTTCCTATGGTGATGAAAGCACAGAACAGAGCCTTCCAATAAACTGGGCTCCCGAGTCATGTGCGGCCGATGCGGTTGCTGATGTGGAGCCACTCCGTCGCCTCTCTGACAACCTCGCCACAGCCTTCCACTCACCGGATGACTTCGCCTTCCTTGCCGATATGTGCATTGCCATGCCCGGCGCGCCCGACCTGCACGTGCACCGCTACATGCTCTCTGTGCGGAGTCCCTTCCTCCACGCATTCTTCGCACGCCGTGCCTCTGTGGAGGGCAACAGGTTGGAACTCTGGGAACTTCTGGGCGAGAAGGTGGAGGTCGGGTATGAGGCACTGCAGCTAGTGCTCGAGTACCTGTACAGCGCCCGCTTCCATGTCCTTCCCAGGCCGGCATGTGTCTGCGTCGACATGGATGGTTGCGCGCACGTCAGCTGCCACCCCGTCATCTCCTTCATGGTGCAGGTCCTCTTTGTTACATTCACCTTCCAGATCACCGAGCTCACCAACTACTTCCAG CGGCATCTCCTTGATGTCCTTGATGATGTTGAAGTGGATAACCTTCCATTGATATTATCTGTTGCAAACTTGTGCAATAAATCTTGCATGAAACTGCTCGATAGATGCCTTGAGATGGTAGTCCGGTCAAATCTTGAGATGATTACTCTTGAGAAAGCATTGCCTCCAGATGTTATGAAGCAAATTACTGATGCACGGCTAAGTCTTGGGTTAGTTTCACCTGAAGACAAGGGATTTCCTTACAAACATGCAAGAAGGATACTCAGAGCTCTTGACTCTAGTGATGTGGAGCTGGTGAGGATGCTGCTCAAGGAAGGGCAGACTAACCTTGATGATGCATTTGCATTGCACTATGCTGTAGAACATTGTAACTCAAAGATCACAACTGAACTTCTGGACATTGCACATGCAAATGTCAATCACAGAAATCCAAGAGGTTATACTGTTCTTCACATTGCTGCCAGGCGAAGAGATCCTAAAATTCTTGTCTCTCTTTTAACCAAAGGTGCTCGGCCTTCTGATCTTACATTTGATGGAAGAAAAGCAATTCAAATAGCAAAGAGACTCACAAAACATAGGGATTACTTTGGGATTACTGAAGAAGGAAAACCGTCTCCTAAAGATAGGTTATGCATTGAGGTACTGGAGCAAGCTGAAAGATGGGATCCACAAGTTGGAGAAGCATCGGTTTCTCTTGCAAGGGTTGGTGACTGTGAACCTGGAAAGTTGTTGTACCTTGAAAACCGAG TTGGTTTGGCAAGGATACATTTTCCAGTCGAGGCAAGAGTAGCAATGGACATTGCTCAACTGGATGGTACTTCGGAATTTATCCTTGGTTCTAGTGCAGATCCACCTCCAGAGATACAACAGGCAACTGTTGATCTAAATGAAACTTCTTTGATAATGAATGACGAACACTTGGCTCGGATGAGGGCCCTCTCCAAAACAG TTGAACTTGTTAGGCGCTTCTTTCCGCGTTGTTCGAATGTGCTGGACAAGATCATGGATGATGAATCTAAGCTGGCTTCTCTCGGAAAAGAAGCATCCATGGAGAAGAGGAGGTTCCATGACGTGCATGACTCGCTTCAGAAGGCATTCAGCGAGGACAAGGAGTCGTCTTGTTTGACAAGTTTATAG